The Lathyrus oleraceus cultivar Zhongwan6 chromosome 5, CAAS_Psat_ZW6_1.0, whole genome shotgun sequence genome includes the window ctgacaTCTCAGCGTCTTCTTTCAGTGTTTGttttggcgtgtgttagccgagctacgagtgctctgattcttactctagttagagaagatacgtatgcataggatgcgacatcaTAGCGAGCCtgttcccctcttcttccatccgtgttttattccagtgtgcgtgcattcttttgagcaattatttagcaaccttattctatctttctgagcgtggatcccgtcgagtacgacggacgtgaggggtactaataccttccccttgcgtaaccgactccggatccttgcaatctccggtcgtaagaccatttccttttcaggtttacttcgagcgtttcctttccctcctttgggataaataacgcacggtggcggctctgtttgtttgtttttcccgtcggtttttcgcgtaatgcgacagcaTGCTCAATTTGAAAAGTGGTAAAAGGTCTTAACTCACCACCTCAGTCGGACTGAAGGGCTTTAATAGGTAGACCATGTTGTAACTCAATCATGGTTTTGAACTTTTTGAAAATTGTAAGAGCTTTAGATTTGGTTTTAAGCGGGTAGATAAACTTGGAAAAATAATCCACAAAGGAGATGTAATACTTAAAACTTAAATTAGAAGCGTAATGGGAAGTTCCTCATAAATCACTATAAACCAGCTTTAAGGGAGAGGCATAAGTTGTGTGAGAAGTAGGTGAATGTAACCTATGAGCCTTAGTCATACAACATACTAAACATAAAAAGACATAGAAGTTTTAATATCTTTATTACTTAAAGAAACATTACAATCATGTAAAACAAGTTTTAAGGATTGAGAATTAGGATGGCCTAATATGAAATTCCATGTATTGGGAGTACAAGTAGACATAGAAGTTGAATTAATGTTAGAGCAGACTGAGTAGGATACACTGAAGAAGACCGAGAGTTAAGCTTGTGGACATTGCTAGCTAGGTTGAGAGAGGGGAACTCATAGAGTGCATCCTTGTCAACTTTACCTTCAAGAAGAATTTCATGGGAGACTTGAGAGTGGACAAGATAATTTTCAGCATAGAATAAGAAATACACATTATTGTCACGACATGATTGGCCAACACTCATTAGATTTTCGGTAATAGTATGGATAAGTAAAATATTGTGAAATGTGATAGTGTGTGAGGATGAGTGGGGAAAGTGAAAACACTAGAGCATGTGGAGTGAATTTGCAAACCTTGGCCATTTTCGATGAAGATTTGAATAGGGCCTTCAAACGGAGTCATTTGTTGGATATTCTTGGAATCATTTGTGACATGAAAAGAAGCCCCAGAGTTTGGAAACCAAGATGCAGAGGCAGCTGGCACTGAGTTAGCAATGAAGGCACAAGGAAGAGTGGAGAAACTTGATACATTCCTTGAAGGTGTGGGTAGCCTTGTCCACACATTTGGAGAAAATGAGCCATAACCAACATTTGAGGCAGATCATGATCCATGAATGTAAGGATTACCAGTTGAGGCTGGAGGATTATAACTCTGATTAAACCTATACCAGCAAGTCAGAGTTGTGTGACCAAATTTAGAGCAAACCTGAAACTGAACACTGGAGCCATGAAACCTACCTCTACCTCTACCAGGACGACCACCACGAGAGCCTTTGTTACCACGAAACTGATGGAAATCTTGATTCGTATGAGGTGCAGGAGACATAGAAGGTGAAGATTCAACACTAGCAAATGGCACATCTTCAAAATTAGGAGGATTGGATGAAGCATGAGTTAAATTAACAGAGATTAGATCAGGTGTAGAAACTTTCTTAAACTTGTTAAGACGAAGTTAATGAGCTAGCAGAAGAACTTTTACTTCGTCTAAATCCATTAGACCAAACTTGCTCTCAACAACAGAAACAGCTGGAGCAAAGTTAGTAGGAAAACCTTCAAGGATGACATTTATGTGATGAGATGTAGGAACCAAATCACAAATAGAAGCGAGAGCATCAACAATGGTACGAATCTTATGAAGATACTCTTGAACATAAGAGTTTTCAAGAGTTATGGCACGGAGTTCCACATAGAGCTATCTAGCACGCGCACGAATCTGCTTTTGAAAATAACTAAACAAATGATCCCAAAGTTGATGCACATGAGTGTATCTAAGCACATGCAACATAATCTCATTGGATAACGTAGATGGAAGCCAAGAAATGAGCATTTGATCCTTTTGAAGCCATCGTAAGTACTAAAGGTTACCACTACCAATTGCAcgttcatcatcatcaacaaattTCAGAGGAATTCGTGTACAGAGAACCAACTCAGTTAGACCGTGCGTATTGATGTACAATTCAATTTGTTGGGGCCATAGATGGAAGCTATTTTCATCTAATTTGTGTGCAATATTGAGAGAGAAGTGAAGACAACTTGATTCTTTCACATAATTCGCATTCATGATCATGGGAGAAGGCAAAAGTTGAGCAGAAGCTGCAAGGGATGACACCGGTTGCGATGTTGTATCCACGGTGATGACCTAGATCGTGATCTAGCAATGTAATACCATATTAGAATCAGTAGGTAGAGCAGAGAGACTCATTTTGAGTTCTAATTAACTTTTGATTTCTAAAAATTAGTTAGTTATAAGAATGGAATTGTTTTACTTTTATAATTAGCAAAACAGATGATCTTCTATAGCAAGTTCTTAATACACTCAAGTTGACAAGTGATAGTCTTGAGACTTATATATTTGTTAGAATAATGTTATTCTTACATTAAATCCTACAGTCAAATCTTACACCAAACACTGTTCATTGTATTTATACGGTGAAcagtatttttattttttaataaaaaaatatattttataaaaaaatatttttatttttataacacaaatataaaatttgtcattaaccaattttattattttattaaccATAAAAATACATAGTATTAATCAAATTCTGtcattaaaatataaaatataaaatttgattaaaaattatattatattttatattttaatgtCAGAATTTGGTTATTACTGTATATTTTATTGGTTAATGAAATAGTAAATTTGGTTAATGAATTATAAGTAAAATTTGTGGTTAATAACCTATATTTTTGTGATTAACACAATAATAAATTTGGTTAATGACAAACTTTATATTTGTGttagaaaaataattttttataaataattttttttatttattaaaaaaataaaaacattgaTCACCGTATATACGGTAAAACAGTGTTTGgtgtatgatttggatgtaaAAGTTGGTATAGGAATAACCAACCTTATATTTGTTATTCAAACTATTTTAAGGATATCTCTAATAAAGCCAAGTCATTCAATCCTACAAGATTTCATGTTCTGTAATGTCTGGCGTATTCCCTTTCAAACAAGTCCTCCATTCATCATAAACATTCTAgaaattaattataaaaaatatcaaCTAATAATTTCCTTATTTACCCCTAGAGAATTGAAGGATCAATTCTTATCTTTTCAATTTTCAAATCTATTATTTAATAAATGGGTTTGACATTTAAGTTTCCAAATTTGTCTTGCTAATAGAAAAGAAATGTGTGACTATGACAAGTTGTAGTGGTTAGGATTGTGACTTCCCGAAAACATTTGGTTAATGCGAGAAACAAGATTAGGAAATAACCACCGTTAGATTTTAATCAATCAAAACTAATGGCTTAGGACAATTTTACATTAAAAATAGCATGTATTGTGATTGTGACCTCTCGCCGGCTGCAGTTTTTGCTCCACCCAGTCTCTGCGATAGAGGCTTCAAATTCTGCATGTTCAAAAAATGAATGACGATCATAGGGTTCAATGAGATTTTATCAATGATATATATTTATATGGGTTTAATGGTGATGCATGGTCGTCATTGATTGACAGTATAAAATAAATCTATACTATTAATGCATCATCCATTTTCTCTATTCATATTTCATGAAAAGAGCTTTTTATTAATCACTTTTACATGTTATTTTAAAACTATGTACAGGAGGAGAGTGGAAGAGGGCCGAGGGGCTGCATGTGATCATTTAATGAATTGTGTGGTTAAATTGTATCAGATTGTGATCAATAGTTTTTGTTTCTCATAATAACTTCTCCCTAAAGTAGATCCTAATATATATAGAGCATGTCATAAGCTATCAAAGGGAACCAACCAAGTAGACGCAATTTAACATAGAAGCTTGGATACTTCCCGATACTTTGTGGCAAGGTCCATGCCATCTCAATAAAGTTCTCAATAAAATTAAAGTGGTTTTCGATTTGTGAAATAATCACTTTTGCACAAGAGTTTCCCCTTCCGTTTTATAAAACAAAGGACATCATAAGGATGCATTGTTTCGATTACAAACATTAAAAATATGAACACAAGCAATGATAATTATTAAAAAGATCTTTATAATTTTGTTCACATTGAAAAATACATTAAGACACTACAAAGACATTGAAAAACACTAGCAAGTGCTCAAGTCAAATCAGTTTTGGTTTTCATAATGCCATgtctgcttctggaaaccttaAACTATATTAATTTGATGTGCGTCTACTCGAGAGTAATCTCATAGATGACACCTTCAAGATTCCCAGCAATACACTTTGTTCCAGGTACTTCCTTCATTTGCATCCGAAACTTAGAAGCTTCAGAAATAATCATTGAATCCATCCTGCAGTAAGAGAAATCTTAGTTGAAAAAGAAAATTCTAATAATTCAGACAGTTTCATATCATATGTCACCCTAATAAAAAACTAGAGACTATCTAAGTTTCTGTACTCTAAAAATCAGATAATACGACACTTCTGGTAAACACTTGACTGAATCACAAATTTAGTTCCTAAAATTGTAGGGTCGGATAATTTGGTCACTGAAATTAAAGATATTCTGAAATGATCTGTAAAAGTGAAAATCCCCAATCACCCAAATCTTTGAGTCAATCAATTTAATCTTTAAAACTGTCCCCGAGGTACTGACGTAATTGAGgattttaaattttaaaaagaTCATTTAGAATATCTTTATGAGGCATCCTGTCAGCAAAATAACTGAGACTTGCTAGGGATAAGGCAGATGACATGGGAAGCTGCAATCCCCAATTGATATACAAAAGTATCACTAAAGCTCAAATATCAAGAGAGTTCAACATGAAGAAATAGGCACTCTAGTGTCCCTTACAAGGCAGAGAGTTCAACAAAACATGAAGAAAAAGGCACTCTGGTGTCCCTTACAAGGCAGAGAGTTCAACATGAAGAAAGGTCTAAAAGATCAGGAAATGCGGCAGAATTGTTTTCAAAACCTGATATTAAAATTGTAGCAACGGGTCCAATGTTGACCACTCAAATTTGGAAAAGATCAAATTCTTACTCCTTCCTGtcttgatttaagaaaaagtaACTAAACTCACTTCTTTTTTTAAATTAGTTAGGTTCAACTAATCTTCTTTTCAAACAAAATATGTGCATTCTTGAAAGTGCACCTCATGGAAACTTGATCCATattgttaagagtcccacattggataatatatggcctgaacatgaGTTTATAAATGGAGGCAAccctcactctaccaaccggttttgtagggttgagttaggtcCAATCACACATTATTAACATGGTGTCAGAGcctcgtttaagatccggtgggccacctactatggtttccATTATCGGGCCACCtaccatttatttccacgctccagatgtccagtcctgggcgtgagggggtgtgttaagagtcccacattggataatatatggcctgaacatgaGTTTATAAATGGAGGCAAccctcactctaccaaccggttttgtagggttgagttaggtcCAATCACACATTATTAACACATATCAACAAGAGGAGAGTCTTTAAATAAATTGATAATGATTAAAATTGTTTATATTTGAGACCGTCATGCATGAATACTTTTTTCATTTATATTTGAGACTGAAGGAAGTATTTAATCACTACCAAGTCCCAAAATATAACAAACTATAGTTGCAATGAAAAAATTAATTTTAGACAAACTAAAATGATTTCAGTTGGGAAACAATGTAGATATTTATAGATTTATAAAACTAATTTAAAGGTAAAATAAGTTCCGAGTATGTTGAGTTTTTTTATACACCCACTAGTGTCTATTGCTATCTAATATTATAGATCTTAGACACATCAAATATTAAAAGTAAAACTGAATCTAATCAACTATGAGATGACAATGTTGTTGGTCAAAAGTCAAAACAAAGAAAAGAATTATCACTAAACCCAAAAAtaaagaaaaatttgaagaataATGAGCTAGATTTACATACATCTTTGCTCGTGACACATAGGCTAGTATGAACTTGCATTTATAGATCTTAGACACATCAAATATTAAAAGTAAAACTGAATCTAATCAACTATGAGATGACAATGTTGTTGGTCAAAAGTCAAAACAAAGAAAAGAATTATCACTAAACccaaaaaaataaagaaaaatttgaagaataATGAGCTAGATTTACATACATCTTTGCTCGTGACACATAGGCTAGTATGAACTTGCATTTTCCGCCTTCTTTAACTTGCAGGAGCTGTCTAACACTATAAAACAGCAAAGGGATGCTTGACTGCTGAAAGCTTGCGATTGTCAAGgttattgaaattaatttttatttgGTGAAGATGAAATATTATTAGACAAAACAAATCTATAAATTTCTTTATGACAATGACATAAACCTATAGATGAAAAGCACAAATATGAATTTCAAGTTTCACAGAAATTTTCAGTCTCATTTGATCCTCTAGTTTGTTTCAGCAAATAACTGGAATTCATAAAGCTACGACAGCTAGCAAAGGCTTTAAAATAGGTAGATAAATGACACAGCTTGAAACGGATGCTGGGACAACCTTTAAAGATCTATTCCCAAAATGACTATAAGAAGAAAACAACATACCAGATTTTTTAAAAGAAACTACAAAGATGGTTGGGTTGGCCTACTGGCTTGGGTGAGAAATATAAAAGAACTTGCCTTATCGGTATCTATGCATTTACCTATATTGCAAGCCATCATATTTTTAGGCATTTATGCTTAGTTCTAAAGTATGATAGCAATGGGATTAAATACATAATAAGGATATAGATATCCGCTCCAAGAACGAAGTCGAAACCTCCGGGATGTTTTTGTAAAATTTCATGGACCTGATCAGTGTTTCCCCATTCTAGTTTCTCTGCTACTAATCCTGcatatatatttaaattaaaattcAGTGGATCAAAATAAGTATATCTTCCATTGATCATCTAGGTATTTACTCACCATGAGAAGTAGGACTAACATCTTCAGGACATGAATGCAGCtctatatttttatttatgaTCTGAGAGGAGATAGTATAATTAGACCACATAGAGATAATCTGGAAGGAGGTATTCCAAAATGTGTTATAAAAACAGATTTTGATAACCCTACCTTAAGCACCTCTTCATTATGGTCTGTCAACACAACTTTATTGCAGAATTTGCGGCAAAGTATTCCAGTAATACCTGAATTTAAAGCAAGAAATACCATTAAGCCAATTAGTTATTTTGGTCAAGTGTATATTAACCGTGTTAGATACCAACCAATACAGCCAATTAGTTATTTTGGTCTCTCTGTTATAACTTATAATGGTTGGCATCTGACATTGGTCTATACATTTGACAAGTAAGGAAGACAAATATGATGGAGATTTTCAAAGTGATGTTGGTTAATGCATCCTATGAGCTAAATTAACCGCCTAATTTCACTGAATCCACCCATTAAGCCTAAGGCTATGTTTGGATATCATAAAATAAACGGAGCGGAATGGAGCGGAGCGGGACAGAGCGGAATGGAGCGGAGCAGAACGAATATCACATTCCATTGTTTGGAAATTTTAGAATGGAATAAGGCAAGTTGTTCATTCCGCCCAAATTGGAGGAGAAGAAACATGGTGGTAAGTGATGGAATTGAATGGAATCCATACCACTCCATTCCGCTCCGCTCCATTGAATTTTAAATGATCCAAACAATGGAATATCATTCCATTCCATCTCATTCCGCTCCGCTCCATCCGATTCCATCAATCCAAGTCATTCAATCCTACAAGATTTCATGTTCTGTAATGTCTGGCGTATTCCCTTCCAAACAAGCCCTCCATTCATCAGAAGCATGCTGGAAATTACTTATAAAGTATCAACTAATAATTTTGTTATTTACCTCTAGAGAGTTGAAGGATCAATTCTTATCTTTTCAATTTCAAATCTATTATTTAATAAATGGGTTTGACATTTAAGTTTTCAAATTTGTCTTGCTAATAGAAAAGTAATGTGTGACTATGACAAGTTGTATAGTGGTTAGGAGTAGGACAGCGACTCTGGTGAAAACACTTAGGGTCCGTTTGGGAGTTGGTTTTTGAAAGGTTTTGGAGGGGAAGGCTTTGGAGGGTAGTGATTATATCTTGAAATGTGTGtcatatttttaaaaaaatttaagaGCAATATACTACATTAGCATATAAAATCATATTGTTTTTTAAACTTTTTAAATATATCAAACACATTTAGATATAGACGCGATCCTCCAAAACCCTCCAAAAACCAACACTCAAACGGACTCTTAGTTAATGCGAGAAACAAGAACAGGAAATAACCACTATTAGATTTTAATCAATAGGAACTAAAGGCTTAGGTTATTTTAACATTAAAAATAGCATGTACTGTGATTATGACCTCTCGCCTGCCGCAGTGTTTGCTCGACCCAGTCTCTGCGACAGCCACAGAGGCTTCAAATTCTGCATGTTCCAAAAACGAATGACGACCTTAGGGTTCATGAGCTTTTATCTAATAATGTATATTCATATTTCATGAACCGAAACTTTTTATTAATCACTTTTACACGTTTTCTTAAAAGTAACAACATCATTGATAATACCCCTTTATATTTTTGAAACTTTGCAGAAGACACATTAGCCACCATGAAAGAATTGTATTCGTACAGTTGCAGTCAATCACATGCTGGCAAGAAAGGGAGCATAGAGCCGGTTGATATAATCCCTATAGAGCAAATAAGAGGCTGACATTTTTTATATATGAGCAAAAGAGAAAGCAGCATGTGTTGATACACAAACAATGAAAGGGGATGAGTGAACTTCTTTTAATTTGAATTGAACAAATGATTGAATGAAGAGAGGCGCACGGAGCGTGGCTGAGAAAGTCCATACTATGTACAGGAGGAGAGTGGAAGAGGGCCGAGGGGCTGCATGTGATCATTTAGTGAATTGTGTGGTTAAATTATATTAGACAGTTGTGATCAATAGTTTTTGTTTCTCATAATAACTTCTCGCTAAAGTAGACCCTAATATATATAGAGCATGGCATAAGCTATCAAAGGGAACCAACCAAGACGCAGTTCAACATAGAAGCTTATCGGATACTTTGTGGCAGGGGTCCATGCCATCTGATTAGGTCCTCAATAAAATTAAAGCCGTTGTGATTTATGACAACAGGGATGAAATAATCACTTTTGCCCCTTCCGTTTTGTAAAACAAAAGACATCATAAGGATGCATTGTTTCGATTACAAACATTAAAAATACCAACACAGGCCATGATGATTATTTATAAAAGTGAACATACCAACGCCAGAACCTAATTCAATGACAGTGCAACCCTGAAACATGTCGAGATTTTTCGATAGATAATCATTCAGCAACATGGCTCCAGGCCATACCAGCTGCCCTGTCAAATCAAAGTCAGCTGTTTCCAAAGATAATTAGTATTATGATCCCAAAAAAAAACTAGAACATGCATAAAGCTTTgtaataaaaaaagaaaaaaattactGGAAGCAGAATGCAGACAGAAGAGTTGAATATGTTGAGAGCCAAATGTGAATTCCGTCAGCTGGTAACTTCAAAATCATGAAGAGATAAATCGTTACAACAGTGAGActgaaaagagagagagagagagagagagagagagagagagagatactTGTCATTCATGAAGAACGATGCATCTAAGCAAACGATTTCATCATCATCGGTAGAAACTCGGGGTTGTTCGTTTTGCACTACTTTGTTTACACTTTCTTCCATGTTCAGTATTACGACGCCGTTTTGATTCATAGGCACTGGGTTTTGTTCTTGCCAAGGAAAGAGGGAAGATGgattttgtttttcttttctttaggAAGGAAAATTGATGTTTTATTCACGCTCCTACGACGTCGTTTCGGTCACCCTAATTACAAATATTCGAAACTTTTCAAAAAGAATATAGTAACTTATTAATTGTTTTTACTCAAAGAAAAAAAGATTAAAGATACTGCTACCATATCATCCGACTAAAATTTTAATAGTTTAATTGAAACATACGGACAGTGTAAAAGAATTTTATACCATCAGTTAATTATAGAcgtcggatattaaaagaagtttgactttaattttaaaaatctataaaataatacaaacggatgatggtgattaatcgacggtgtaaaattttttacactgacagtgtatagtaattaatctcaaattttaatattcaaccctataatattaatattttaaaattataaagGTGACTTTAGCAAAATAAACATCCTTTATTCATTgataatataaaaatattttatataattaatacattttcttttttttaaaagAACTAAACCTAATTCATCATATAAGTGAATATTGTTAAATTGAATACTATCTAAAATATCCTCAATATACATTGTCTAAATAATGGAgtcataatatatatatatatatatatatatatatatatatatatatatatatatatatatatatatatatatatatatatatatatatatatatatatatatatatatatatatatatatatatatatatatatatagtttgCTATCATAattgtaagacctcaattttgaccataagatccctcatgtcatctcatcatatgcattggtttagagatcacactttggcatcctctttacccctcattcattgggtttgcattgggagagatcaccaaacacatttaATTGTATCCTACTTTggtaggtagtgtgtatgctcacatATGCTTCATCAATCTTATAgctagggtttgagaccctcaatgcaaggagactactctagacatcatatatggatccccatggtcttcacatatcattttgatcaagaaatcatcaagagtttgaagcttggTTGGCTTGGAAACTCTAATTCATgtgggtatcttgtgtgacttcctcaataagtttcttcaacatttgataaAATAATTCAAGagatacttcatattacatcatcttacacatatatgatcctccatgagtcccaaaaatcaagagaatgtcaagctagcaagttggttcatggtggttgaccagagaaagtaaattggtcaaaactggggttccctaaaccctttgatgtcatatgaaaatgattccaagataaaagttaatcataatgacattccaaacaactttcatgttgaggtcaagagctatATTTGCTTGGAAAGACATTTTTTATGGTAaatgattataggtcattttgtctgaatcctagttaggaggttaccttcccaagaccataacttgctcaattcttatgagatgaaagccattcaaatttcatggtcaaattcaagatgtcctctTAAACTTTGATATTGgtaagaagttcaaattcaacttgaaaatgcatgttccaagaggaaacattacaggtcattttgggtcactaccattgaacaagtgattttcctcaacttctaaaatgcataactccttcatgtcaaatccaaatgaggtcaaatttgtgaccaaattgaataggttttaaaGAGATACAATTTTGATGAAGGAAGTTTTTCAatttgaagtccataacaaaaattattcaaggtggaagaagtgaatatttgacttggtacttagaaaattttcatttatgtttgattttccaaacttccacctcaaaattcatcatgatacaagtttcaaatggaaaagtattcaacatgaaagttattccccttgatctcacatttcccaaaagtccaagatcatcttatttggatcaatattgaaggacttgcacatgggtgcaatGCATGGAACCATTTGGAGGATTCTCATGttcaatttcatttcaacattgcatggcttaatgcattgCTTTCAACATCACATGTGCACGATTTTGGACCTCTTCCAATCATTCTTTGAGCTTTGTACACGCTCATGCAAGCTCATGATGCAAATTGCCATTTTTGGATTTCAAATGAAAGTGTGTAGGAAGCatttgaattggctataaatagaagtgcaatgagctcagaacttcattaacaccttgcccaagctttgccaagacGACTCAAACCCTTCACTCCATAGAaattcttgaagatttcattgaaatcgagtttgaatttcaccttctattttgaaatttaaactccaagaattcatttccctttccatctcaattgatcactgcaagcaagaggaagaggaatcaagcaaatccagatcaagatcaagcaaatttgaagcaactcgaaggtgaaaattcaaaaactacatctctttgattctctcttaattcttcattatcctttgtgatttttggtttgctgaagtcctaccaatgtaggcaacaagattgagttgctttgaggtcaaattgaagcaactcagatcatgaacctcaaatttcaaatccatgtatctttcaatatacatggaattgaaagaaatgaaggtcagattcgtgctactgagcattttctcttcaaattagtgtactcatttttcatttttcatgaagttttggtTAGACCAGTCaggtggtcctcaccggagaagatgaccggagctagggctctggtggtgtgttggcggcttcccaaccatctgatcttgattccacgttttaatcttggcATTTGTTTTGTTTGACTCATGTTGCAGCGCGCttgactcgtgtgtttggtgcaccttagcgcgtggccatcagatcttccaccttaattaatgagggagatctgatggccctggttttttgaatttctttttattttctgatttttcatttaatccatttattttgtttaattcatattaatttcattttaatccaaaaatatgggactttcaccaaaaatctttaaatatttttctcttttattttctgaattaaaattattttttggattagttttgatattttttatgaattaaatgtttttgtgcatatttttaattgtttaaaaatactgaaggtgagaaaaacaagaaaggggggtttgaattgtttaaaaaataagcgtttttgcaataatgaaaatcacacaatgattttatactggttcgcttataacacaaagctactccagtccacccggccaaggtgatttcgccttcaacaaggacttaatccactaatcttgaaagattacaaacaacccctaagagagaagaaaatctcttagtcctctcaagtctacagactacaaagagtcacttgaggaaatcaaataaaaatagatacaagatgtgtaatctagagtgctt containing:
- the LOC127085197 gene encoding uncharacterized protein LOC127085197 codes for the protein MNQNGVVILNMEESVNKVVQNEQPRVSTDDDEIVCLDASFFMNDNYQLTEFTFGSQHIQLFCLHSASTDFDLTGQLVWPGAMLLNDYLSKNLDMFQGCTVIELGSGVGITGILCRKFCNKVVLTDHNEEVLKIINKNIELHSCPEDVSPTSHGLVAEKLEWGNTDQVHEILQKHPGGFDFVLGADICFQQSSIPLLFYSVRQLLQVKEGGKCKFILAYVSRAKMMDSMIISEASKFRMQMKEVPGTKCIAGNLEGVIYEITLE